In one Candidatus Saganbacteria bacterium genomic region, the following are encoded:
- a CDS encoding DNA internalization-related competence protein ComEC/Rec2 has translation MFKRPIVTIAILYALLIILLRPMIPVPERPNFNTDKKEIPAISAINEKFMDVIKKTTPAPYDALLGSIVFGTNVSPLDTGLKDRYKKVGLAHLLVASGTQISILIGVCLAMIRYFKIKMGIGVVAVSIVNILFTITTGCGPSMVRAAVMGEIALIGLLFDRESEIYTSLALSALVLFIVDPLNLFDLGFQLSFSATWALVYFCPVLEEKGIPSIICVSLAPILATLPISLYNFNQISIVSLLVNILVVPWIEFLTIAGFVSTFFGVFFLPIAAIMNFLLYIALKFLNGIVYTFSGLTFSCVYLKQPWFPFVIIYYAGLICFAERLKGKRVFKLNKENIILIGLLFVGLFTWNIAVSPSSAFAQNDLQISVIDVKQGDSIFIKSPSGKTMLIDGGPKFRNIDAGKKYIIPFLRKLGVNKLDIVVLTHSHEDHVGGLPAVLSEIPVGLVMDPGQAHTAKEYIEFLKLIDEKNIPYKAARAGDDFHLEELVTCEVLGPTNQFIEKSAFNNNSIVIRLSYKDFSMMLMGDCEKEGEEMILGKYSFIKPVNVLKVGHHGSNTASSIAFLNAIKPQDAIISVGAKNRYFHPHPSTLKKFEEIGTNVYRTDLNGTVTVDTDGEEYHIKSEK, from the coding sequence ATGTTTAAACGCCCGATCGTCACAATTGCAATTCTTTATGCGCTTCTAATAATTCTTCTAAGGCCTATGATCCCTGTTCCCGAGAGACCAAACTTCAATACCGATAAAAAAGAAATACCAGCGATCTCCGCGATCAACGAAAAATTCATGGATGTGATTAAGAAAACCACACCTGCACCATATGATGCACTTCTTGGAAGCATTGTTTTCGGGACAAACGTTTCTCCTCTCGATACTGGCCTTAAGGACAGGTATAAAAAAGTCGGATTGGCTCATCTTTTGGTCGCATCGGGGACCCAGATCTCGATATTGATCGGGGTATGCCTTGCGATGATCCGATATTTTAAAATAAAAATGGGAATCGGCGTTGTTGCAGTTTCGATCGTAAATATTTTGTTCACAATAACGACAGGCTGCGGGCCATCAATGGTCAGAGCTGCAGTCATGGGGGAAATTGCTCTTATTGGCCTATTATTCGACAGGGAATCGGAAATATATACTTCGCTTGCTCTTTCTGCCTTGGTATTATTTATCGTTGATCCGCTTAATTTATTTGATCTGGGATTTCAATTGAGTTTTTCGGCTACTTGGGCTCTTGTTTATTTTTGTCCGGTATTGGAAGAAAAAGGGATCCCATCTATTATATGCGTATCTTTAGCGCCCATTTTGGCGACACTTCCCATTTCTCTTTATAATTTCAATCAAATATCAATAGTTTCGCTATTGGTCAATATATTGGTCGTCCCATGGATCGAATTTCTTACAATAGCGGGTTTTGTTTCGACATTCTTTGGTGTATTTTTTCTTCCGATCGCCGCAATAATGAATTTTTTACTTTATATCGCGCTTAAATTCTTGAACGGCATAGTGTATACTTTCTCGGGTCTTACTTTTTCATGCGTTTACTTAAAACAGCCTTGGTTCCCTTTCGTGATAATATATTACGCTGGATTGATCTGCTTTGCCGAAAGATTAAAGGGGAAAAGAGTGTTTAAACTGAACAAAGAAAATATAATATTGATCGGATTGTTGTTTGTCGGGCTGTTCACATGGAATATTGCCGTATCGCCAAGTTCCGCATTTGCCCAAAACGATCTTCAGATATCGGTTATAGATGTAAAGCAAGGGGACTCGATCTTCATTAAGAGCCCATCCGGCAAAACAATGCTGATCGATGGCGGGCCAAAATTCAGGAATATCGATGCCGGGAAAAAATATATCATTCCATTCCTTAGGAAACTTGGGGTCAACAAACTTGATATCGTTGTATTGACGCATTCTCATGAAGATCATGTGGGCGGCCTGCCCGCGGTTTTATCCGAGATCCCTGTTGGTCTCGTAATGGATCCCGGCCAGGCGCATACAGCAAAAGAATACATTGAATTCCTTAAATTGATCGACGAGAAAAATATACCTTACAAGGCCGCGAGAGCGGGCGATGATTTCCATTTGGAAGAGCTTGTCACATGTGAAGTATTGGGCCCAACCAACCAATTTATCGAAAAATCGGCATTTAACAATAATTCGATCGTCATACGATTAAGCTATAAAGATTTTTCAATGATGCTTATGGGCGATTGCGAAAAGGAAGGCGAGGAGATGATATTGGGAAAATATTCGTTTATAAAACCGGTTAATGTCTTAAAAGTGGGGCACCATGGGAGCAATACCGCAAGCTCGATAGCGTTTTTGAACGCGATCAAGCCGCAAGACGCCATTATTTCTGTTGGCGCAAAGAACAGGTATTTTCATCCGCACCCTTCGACATTAAAGAAATTTGAAGAAATAGGAACCAATGTTTATCGGACGGACTTGAACGGGACGGTAACTGTTGATACAGATGGGGAAGAGTATCATATTAAATCCGAAAAATAG
- a CDS encoding dephospho-CoA kinase: MSNAKCQIIGLTGPIGSGKSEAAKIFKRAGALLIEADHVGHNLYVPQSKVWGQIVKAFGSVVLGSEGRVNRKKLGEIVFADPKKLDILNRITHPLIMQEIKKEIASCELSVVSCKLIIVDAALPQLFEGLVDRVILITATKEKRLKRLIKKGLEKNMAQKRISLQMAAKEYLDIADIVIENNGPLKQFKEKIKQVLASNSIIGNNSRQN, translated from the coding sequence ATGTCAAATGCCAAATGCCAAATCATCGGATTAACGGGGCCGATAGGCTCGGGAAAATCGGAAGCGGCAAAGATTTTTAAACGCGCCGGAGCTTTGTTGATAGAAGCAGATCATGTAGGCCACAACCTATATGTTCCCCAATCAAAAGTTTGGGGACAGATCGTCAAAGCGTTCGGGTCTGTTGTGCTTGGAAGCGAGGGAAGGGTCAATCGAAAAAAACTTGGAGAGATAGTTTTTGCCGACCCAAAGAAACTTGATATCCTTAATAGAATTACTCACCCTTTAATTATGCAAGAGATAAAAAAAGAAATTGCAAGTTGTGAGTTGTCAGTTGTTAGTTGTAAGTTGATTATCGTTGACGCAGCTCTCCCGCAATTGTTTGAAGGTTTAGTTGATCGGGTAATTCTCATAACGGCCACAAAAGAGAAAAGGCTTAAACGTCTGATAAAAAAGGGTTTGGAGAAAAACATGGCCCAAAAAAGGATCTCTTTGCAAATGGCCGCAAAAGAATATTTGGATATTGCAGATATTGTCATTGAGAATAATGGGCCATTGAAGCAGTTCAAAGAAAAAATTAAACAGGTTCTAGCCAGTAATTCAATAATTGGTAATAATTCTCGACAAAATTAG
- a CDS encoding HAMP domain-containing histidine kinase, which yields MDKLVSNLLLIFRSRGGTEKLNKRTFDLSELITNAASHLKKRYPTKNITLNLPDDSGLKADPDQIKKAINNLLENAAKNTAPDGKIQINLRSTGKEFIFEVSDNGIGIKKELQKNIFDAFYRIEQGKGEGSGLGLAIVKWVVDAHHGKVFVKSKEGKGSAFIVILKK from the coding sequence ATGGACAAGCTCGTTTCAAATCTTCTGCTGATCTTTAGGAGCCGAGGCGGGACCGAAAAATTAAACAAGAGAACTTTTGATCTTTCGGAACTCATAACAAATGCGGCATCGCATCTCAAGAAAAGATATCCGACAAAGAACATCACATTAAATCTTCCCGACGACTCGGGATTGAAAGCGGATCCGGACCAGATAAAAAAAGCCATTAATAATTTGCTTGAAAATGCGGCTAAAAATACGGCGCCTGACGGCAAGATACAAATAAATTTGAGATCCACCGGGAAAGAATTCATCTTTGAAGTTTCCGATAACGGCATTGGCATAAAAAAAGAATTGCAGAAAAATATTTTTGATGCCTTTTATCGCATTGAGCAAGGAAAAGGCGAGGGTTCGGGCTTAGGGCTTGCGATCGTCAAATGGGTTGTCGACGCCCACCACGGCAAGGTTTTTGTCAAAAGCAAAGAAGGCAAGGGATCGGCTTTTATCGTCATATTAAAAAAATAG
- a CDS encoding response regulator transcription factor, whose translation MKILIVEDEEKIVKFIKKGLKSEGHTVDSALNGEDGLFMAQDGKYELVILDVMLPKLDGITIAKKLKTRPDPSKIIMLTAKDAVEDKIKGLDAGADDYLTKPFSFEELLARIRALTRRDRGIHFETLKIGDLTLDPGSHTVKRGPEEIKLSTTEFKLLKYLMRNPNKVVSKTLILENVWGYDFSPESNIVDVYIKYLRDKIDKGHKKNLIQTVHGVGFRLCE comes from the coding sequence TGAAGACGAAGAAAAGATTGTCAAATTCATAAAAAAAGGGCTCAAAAGCGAAGGCCATACTGTTGATTCCGCATTAAATGGTGAAGACGGCCTATTTATGGCGCAGGATGGAAAATACGAGCTTGTTATCCTCGATGTAATGCTCCCAAAACTTGATGGGATAACTATCGCAAAAAAATTGAAAACAAGACCGGATCCTTCAAAGATCATTATGCTCACAGCGAAAGACGCGGTTGAAGATAAAATAAAAGGCCTCGATGCCGGAGCCGATGACTATTTGACAAAACCATTCTCTTTCGAGGAGCTTCTGGCGCGGATACGCGCACTTACAAGAAGAGATCGGGGCATCCATTTCGAAACTTTAAAGATCGGCGATCTCACGCTGGATCCCGGATCGCATACAGTAAAAAGAGGTCCGGAAGAGATAAAACTTTCCACAACGGAATTCAAATTATTAAAATATTTAATGCGAAACCCGAATAAAGTCGTATCAAAGACGCTTATTTTGGAAAATGTTTGGGGATACGATTTCTCACCGGAAAGCAACATCGTCGACGTTTACATTAAATATCTTCGGGATAAGATAGACAAAGGGCATAAAAAAAACCTCATCCAAACGGTCCACGGGGTCGGGTTCAGATTATGCGAATAA
- a CDS encoding helix-hairpin-helix domain-containing protein, with product MNFDLNQKLTFIGLIVAIVIGSGYYFYEHIFVPDPPQKMIDHIKNNQQENKSSQIVVHIEGAVRNEGVFKVSFGTRIFDLIKLAGGELASADFSSINLAETVKDGQKIIIPRKVYQDIRGSAGSVSENQDNRERNNKKININRATKEELDALPGVGPATAKKIVNARPFNSIEDLKKIPRFSKSGFEKVKDRITL from the coding sequence ATGAACTTCGATCTAAACCAAAAATTGACGTTTATTGGTCTAATTGTCGCGATTGTCATCGGATCAGGATATTATTTTTATGAGCACATTTTTGTACCTGATCCCCCTCAAAAAATGATCGATCACATCAAAAATAATCAGCAGGAGAACAAGTCTTCTCAAATAGTGGTTCATATTGAAGGGGCTGTTAGAAATGAAGGAGTTTTTAAAGTATCGTTCGGAACTAGAATATTCGATCTTATAAAGCTTGCCGGTGGAGAGTTGGCATCAGCCGATTTTTCGTCGATCAATCTTGCGGAAACCGTAAAAGACGGGCAGAAGATCATTATACCGAGAAAGGTTTATCAGGATATCAGGGGATCGGCGGGAAGTGTATCAGAAAATCAGGATAACAGGGAACGGAACAATAAAAAAATTAATATCAATCGAGCGACGAAAGAAGAATTGGATGCTCTGCCGGGTGTCGGACCTGCGACTGCAAAGAAAATAGTTAATGCACGGCCTTTTAACTCGATCGAAGACCTAAAAAAGATCCCTCGATTCAGCAAGAGCGGGTTTGAAAAAGTTAAAGATAGGATCACTTTATAA
- a CDS encoding lytic transglycosylase domain-containing protein codes for MDPTTSTIIILVFVFSIIGSATHHKKGPIAEKPGQTIGIASPGTVYGTVESVVPIESFEGVTLEGLSDKIKSFTLRYGKNLPESDAQSISENVIKYSKQYDVNPKLVTALIARESRFNKYAISSSNAQGLGQLLPSTAVGLGVTDPFDIEQNIKGTVRYIKSLLDRFPNSNKIPNAIAGYFEGPNGILRNGGFKLKSKSYVEDILAIYNKI; via the coding sequence ATGGATCCAACTACTTCCACGATCATCATCTTGGTTTTCGTATTTTCAATAATTGGTTCGGCCACCCATCATAAAAAAGGACCAATTGCCGAAAAACCCGGCCAAACTATAGGGATCGCATCTCCCGGGACCGTTTACGGCACAGTTGAGTCGGTCGTCCCTATTGAGTCTTTTGAGGGTGTTACACTCGAAGGATTGAGCGATAAGATCAAAAGCTTCACATTGAGATACGGCAAAAATCTTCCCGAATCCGATGCACAAAGCATTTCCGAAAATGTCATCAAATATTCCAAACAATATGACGTTAACCCAAAACTTGTAACCGCTCTAATCGCACGGGAGTCAAGGTTCAATAAGTACGCGATATCATCGTCTAATGCGCAGGGACTCGGCCAGCTTCTTCCAAGCACTGCAGTAGGCCTTGGCGTTACCGATCCATTCGATATCGAGCAAAATATCAAAGGGACGGTCAGGTATATTAAATCTCTGCTTGATAGGTTCCCAAATTCCAATAAGATACCAAATGCCATTGCGGGATATTTTGAAGGCCCGAACGGTATTTTGCGAAATGGCGGGTTCAAGCTCAAATCCAAGAGTTATGTTGAAGATATTTTAGCGATCTACAACAAAATTTAA
- a CDS encoding Ig-like domain-containing protein, whose translation MKKLILIITLFVICHLSFVICANAAIISNEELTTITDSSFIVTWTTTDEASTTEIEYGIGNFSSIVTVEGATKYHYAVVSGLNPNNLYSYRVKSGSSKGPNNTATTLSKPTGDYLFSFAVLNDIRYAEGKAATVSGRGSPYNLCQSIVTSEVSDINAKGVAFTVINGNLAESSNAYGDQIGTNLKTKLDSLNGASDLPNYAFKYLAVPGYQDKKATFTTDWITNGFKLLTDPVSLETHYGYNAASKDANSVLNYSFAYNHYNFVFLDSVKKPSDASGHINTDIARNLITTEAIKTFVFSSFPCYDFRSVSVNGSTLKDYPLTIPTVEGGVVVIDNDTAFRSTIEAIKDTNGYPLVAAVISGHITDNYKRDINNISYVRQGPAVQFPTGYSIYKIYTNGYIKSFYKTIGRDSNDKPFYESARDSISSEGVVPKEFLESFWLGSSSLNNFTYTYPYIPGAPPAVRSNMPTSGESGAPLNKPIVLTFNKRMSTSNPAAWVSISPSVGTLTANFDSSNTILTISHPNFTIDTTYTVTVLKSNVLDEGSSAMDSNYVFSFNTNSSSIDATPPTVSVTPLPSNTTTDLLPTLNGISTDESGVANVEFRVDSGSFISAEAVDGAFNSTNEAFYIRIPSALSRGSHTISIRTTDAAGNITTSSFSTYSFTVAQSTPTISVRINGVKPYPGDPLSPTPKIEITVNTINGPPTGSIKINSSKTNLTFANVDTNYYSTFETAAPLSDGSVYLIVEAFDTLGNGSTYEVTPIYVQSSKDLVSQGTPLSYPNPFDPQTETTSISYLLSKASSITLTIHDLSGNLISKKSYSSTQNGGIAGYNEVSWDGKSDAGQTVGTGTYVYLIIGGGKVIGKGKITAVKR comes from the coding sequence ATGAAAAAATTAATTTTAATAATTACATTGTTTGTCATTTGTCATTTGTCATTTGTCATTTGCGCAAATGCGGCAATCATCTCCAACGAAGAGCTTACGACCATAACGGATTCCTCTTTTATTGTAACATGGACGACGACCGATGAAGCCTCGACAACAGAGATCGAATATGGTATCGGGAATTTTTCGTCCATTGTCACAGTCGAAGGCGCGACAAAATACCATTACGCTGTAGTAAGCGGCCTCAACCCGAACAATTTATACTCATATAGGGTAAAATCAGGGAGCTCAAAAGGGCCCAATAATACAGCAACGACTCTTTCAAAGCCGACAGGCGATTACCTTTTCAGTTTCGCGGTGTTAAATGATATCCGCTATGCCGAAGGAAAAGCGGCTACTGTAAGCGGCCGCGGATCCCCATACAATCTTTGCCAAAGCATCGTCACGTCGGAAGTTTCCGATATCAATGCCAAGGGCGTTGCCTTTACCGTAATAAACGGCAACTTGGCGGAGAGCTCTAATGCTTACGGGGACCAAATTGGGACAAATCTTAAGACGAAACTTGATTCATTGAATGGCGCAAGCGACCTCCCAAATTATGCTTTCAAATATTTAGCTGTCCCGGGATACCAGGATAAAAAAGCAACTTTTACAACGGATTGGATAACGAATGGATTTAAATTATTAACAGACCCTGTAAGCCTTGAAACCCATTACGGATATAACGCGGCAAGCAAAGACGCGAATTCGGTATTGAATTACAGTTTCGCGTATAACCACTATAATTTCGTGTTCCTCGATTCGGTCAAAAAGCCAAGCGATGCAAGCGGACATATAAACACGGATATTGCGCGGAACCTTATTACAACCGAAGCAATTAAAACTTTCGTATTTTCAAGTTTTCCATGCTACGATTTCCGCAGCGTAAGCGTTAACGGTTCTACTCTTAAAGACTATCCGCTGACTATCCCTACTGTAGAAGGCGGGGTCGTCGTAATAGATAACGATACTGCTTTTAGGTCGACAATTGAGGCAATAAAGGATACTAATGGCTATCCCCTTGTAGCCGCGGTCATATCCGGACATATTACAGATAATTACAAGCGCGATATTAACAATATCTCATACGTAAGGCAAGGTCCCGCAGTCCAATTCCCGACGGGATATTCCATATATAAGATCTACACGAACGGATATATCAAGTCTTTTTATAAAACGATTGGTCGGGATTCAAATGACAAGCCTTTTTATGAGTCTGCGCGCGACTCGATAAGCTCCGAGGGAGTAGTGCCAAAAGAATTCTTGGAAAGCTTTTGGCTTGGCTCATCAAGCTTGAATAATTTTACGTATACTTATCCGTATATTCCGGGCGCGCCTCCCGCAGTGAGGTCGAACATGCCTACAAGCGGAGAGAGCGGCGCGCCGTTAAACAAGCCGATCGTCCTAACATTCAATAAGCGGATGTCGACGAGCAACCCCGCCGCATGGGTTAGTATTAGCCCGTCTGTCGGCACATTGACTGCAAACTTTGATTCAAGCAATACGATATTGACCATTTCCCATCCAAACTTTACTATTGATACCACATATACAGTTACAGTACTCAAGTCAAATGTTCTGGATGAAGGATCAAGCGCGATGGATTCCAATTATGTGTTTTCATTTAATACTAATAGCAGTTCCATCGACGCAACCCCGCCGACTGTAAGTGTAACCCCGCTTCCAAGCAACACAACAACGGATCTCCTGCCGACACTTAATGGAATATCAACTGATGAGTCAGGGGTTGCAAATGTTGAATTCCGCGTCGACAGCGGGAGCTTTATTTCCGCAGAAGCGGTTGATGGCGCCTTTAATTCGACAAACGAAGCTTTTTACATAAGGATCCCGTCAGCTTTGAGCCGCGGCTCGCATACTATTTCGATCAGGACGACTGACGCAGCAGGCAACATAACGACTTCTAGCTTTTCTACATATTCTTTTACCGTCGCACAGTCAACTCCAACTATAAGCGTCAGGATAAACGGCGTTAAGCCTTATCCTGGAGACCCTCTCTCTCCTACCCCTAAGATCGAAATCACAGTTAATACAATAAATGGCCCTCCGACCGGCAGCATCAAGATAAACAGCTCAAAAACCAACTTAACTTTTGCAAACGTCGACACCAATTATTATTCCACATTTGAAACTGCAGCTCCTTTATCGGACGGATCTGTGTACCTTATTGTCGAAGCGTTCGACACATTGGGCAACGGCTCAACTTATGAAGTAACTCCGATCTATGTCCAAAGCTCAAAGGACCTTGTATCGCAGGGAACGCCATTAAGCTATCCCAACCCATTTGACCCGCAAACGGAAACAACTTCAATTTCATACTTGCTGTCAAAAGCTTCATCGATAACGCTCACGATCCACGACTTATCCGGGAACTTAATATCCAAAAAATCATATTCTTCAACCCAAAACGGCGGGATCGCAGGATACAACGAAGTTTCATGGGATGGAAAATCTGATGCAGGCCAAACTGTCGGTACCGGTACATATGTTTATCTTATTATTGGCGGAGGCAAAGTAATAGGAAAAGGAAAGATCACAGCCGTAAAAAGATGA
- a CDS encoding S-layer homology domain-containing protein — protein sequence MRIIISIIAFIICGLSQAYAGISVDPSASLFDSRRLGMGGASVAFSNDGNSIFSNPAGLSGIIYPQISATSRKIFLDETQYSLFGISIPTNWGVVGFGYIQMGTLGSIPTFRDPASGRIIQDSSREAIGYSNSVAAISYAKDVNLPFNIPNKKIQAGANLNLYSQGFTGGSVDQGTGYSLDFGMKYKLSNWITTGAMLQKIIGGTIKWSKSEDRLSGFYKFGSSFNILGNSTEAFRASAQNLVLGIDISLPSNYLAQQSSMLYNFGAEYYPIKNIVLRTGLNQETGGTGLTFGVGFINSGFRFDYAYVDRQGIPQDNPHYFSISFIGERLVSVTKTLKRKETKLFLSRPMNRLITTSESVEVWGEAYANKVFTEKTTYTVPSFSQTSTTKEVYETEKLAQATLNGKLINNGTFETAATLAIGRNVIRLIGYTSPEAQKFTAEAVVLRYAPFADIQDTHWAVEPIALTSTLGLIKGYPDNTFKPEKGITRAELTTLLVRTLNISDEAWTEAIKTQRFKDIPPTHWAAPYINVGAQLGFVQGYPDGTFNGNKVINRVEGITVMARFAKLPEKDESAFQDLAAKFWGNKFIASAKDAGLLKYLEGKTFEATREYSRAEASEVLYRTKPIQQMVNDFWNFGAMPIPGTVPEYMLKKSEVSTPEVSTP from the coding sequence ATGCGTATAATAATTTCAATCATCGCTTTTATAATATGTGGCCTTTCGCAGGCATATGCGGGGATTTCCGTTGATCCAAGCGCGAGCCTTTTTGATTCAAGGCGGCTTGGCATGGGCGGCGCTTCGGTCGCTTTTTCAAATGACGGGAATAGCATTTTTTCGAATCCCGCGGGATTAAGCGGGATCATTTATCCGCAAATCTCCGCAACTTCAAGAAAAATATTCCTGGATGAAACCCAATACTCGTTATTTGGGATATCTATCCCGACAAACTGGGGAGTTGTCGGCTTCGGATATATCCAAATGGGAACATTAGGCTCGATCCCAACTTTCCGCGACCCCGCTTCAGGCAGGATAATCCAAGATTCGAGCCGAGAAGCGATCGGGTACTCAAACAGCGTTGCGGCAATATCCTACGCCAAGGACGTAAACCTCCCATTCAACATCCCTAACAAAAAAATACAGGCTGGAGCGAACTTAAACCTTTATTCTCAAGGATTTACCGGCGGCAGCGTCGACCAGGGGACAGGGTACAGCTTAGATTTCGGAATGAAATATAAGTTAAGCAATTGGATAACGACAGGCGCCATGCTCCAAAAAATAATAGGCGGGACGATCAAATGGAGCAAGTCGGAAGACAGGCTTTCAGGATTTTATAAATTCGGGTCTTCTTTCAATATTCTGGGAAATTCCACTGAAGCCTTTAGGGCATCTGCCCAAAACTTGGTTTTGGGAATAGATATAAGCTTGCCTTCAAATTATCTAGCACAACAAAGCTCTATGCTTTATAATTTTGGGGCGGAATATTACCCGATAAAGAACATCGTCCTTCGTACAGGTTTAAACCAGGAGACCGGAGGGACAGGACTTACGTTCGGGGTTGGCTTTATTAACAGCGGGTTCCGCTTTGATTATGCATATGTCGACAGGCAGGGTATCCCTCAAGATAATCCCCATTACTTTTCTATATCTTTTATTGGTGAACGCCTTGTATCGGTTACAAAAACTTTGAAACGCAAAGAAACCAAACTTTTCTTATCAAGGCCGATGAATAGGCTAATAACGACCAGCGAATCGGTTGAAGTATGGGGCGAAGCCTACGCAAACAAGGTCTTTACGGAAAAAACAACTTATACCGTCCCTTCATTCTCGCAAACATCGACTACCAAAGAAGTTTATGAGACTGAAAAACTTGCCCAAGCCACATTGAACGGCAAACTAATAAACAACGGGACATTTGAAACGGCCGCAACCCTCGCAATCGGCCGAAATGTGATAAGGCTTATCGGCTATACGTCTCCCGAAGCCCAGAAATTTACTGCCGAAGCCGTGGTGCTAAGATATGCGCCATTTGCAGATATACAAGATACCCACTGGGCTGTAGAGCCTATCGCATTGACCTCAACGCTTGGACTGATCAAAGGCTATCCCGACAACACCTTTAAGCCGGAAAAAGGAATTACACGCGCGGAACTTACAACGCTTTTGGTCAGGACCCTCAATATTTCGGATGAAGCTTGGACGGAAGCTATAAAAACGCAAAGGTTCAAAGATATTCCTCCAACGCATTGGGCGGCTCCATACATAAACGTTGGCGCGCAATTAGGTTTTGTCCAAGGATATCCCGACGGGACATTCAACGGCAACAAAGTGATAAATCGCGTGGAAGGCATAACTGTCATGGCTCGATTCGCCAAGCTACCGGAAAAAGACGAATCGGCCTTCCAAGACCTTGCGGCAAAATTTTGGGGGAACAAATTCATTGCCTCGGCCAAAGATGCGGGACTCTTAAAATATCTTGAAGGCAAAACATTTGAAGCAACGCGCGAGTATAGCCGTGCCGAAGCATCCGAGGTCCTCTACAGGACAAAACCTATTCAACAAATGGTTAACGATTTCTGGAATTTTGGTGCAATGCCGATCCCTGGGACGGTCCCTGAATATATGTTAAAAAAATCGGAAGTTTCAACTCCCGAAGTCTCAACGCCATAA
- a CDS encoding transposase produces MFKILFLKEAMNLNSNYQLEELINLHILFRFFLNVSFDDDLPDRQSFP; encoded by the coding sequence ATGTTTAAAATACTTTTCCTCAAGGAGGCCATGAATTTGAATTCGAATTATCAGCTCGAAGAGTTGATCAATCTCCATATCCTCTTCCGCTTCTTCCTCAATGTATCTTTTGATGATGATTTGCCGGATCGACAAAGCTTTCCATAA